ACTTTGTGTAttcaaattttgtgttggaaactaTAACTAAGCTCTTTCACAGAAGTCAGGACGCATGTACGGCGATAGGGtaaggcccacaaaaagtaaacagtcgTTGTCTCGGCCATtcttttaatttgcataacaacgtcggtccagacaggttttgtttactttttgtgtactttaccctttgacatattacctagaattcctgtcgccacacTTGCGTTCTCTGAAAGGGCCTGTAGTTACTTTGCTTCAGAAGAGAAGTTGCACATATGTGTTTCCTGGCGTCCATGGGAGGGGTGGATATAAGCCTCTAGTTGTACCAGTTGTACCGACAGTGCAGACTAGATAGTATGTTAGGACACGAAAACCAAAAACTGAAGTTGAAGTAAATTACGAAGATGTAGAAAGCTGCAATTTTGCAATACTACCAGAcagtggtaaaaaaaaaagaaacagatgcCAACCTttggttttatttatttatgaaaaaGATTATATTTCATAACCTTGCATGGAAAGAACAGACAGTTTCAATAGTATGAGTAACAGCAGGAAAGAAAAGGATCTTTACTAAGGGCATATTTCCACCCTCCCCAGGTCCTAGGGAGTGGTAAGTCACCATGAGTGCAATGAAGAGGGGAACGCGGAAGGGTCTGCACGTGGACCAATCCGAGCTCTTGTGCAAGAACGGCTGCGGTTACTATGGCAACCCGTCCTGGCAGGGGTACTGCTCCAAGTGCTACCGCGACATCGTGCAGAAGTCGCGCCAGCGGCAGATAGAGAGCGACCACGAATACGCCAAACGGTTACAGCAACAATACGCAGCGGAGAACCGCGGGAGCCCCGGAGCTAGCGGTGGGTCCGGTAGCGGACGCGAGCTATCGTTCTCCAAGTTCGAGGAGAAAAAGACTCACCACACTGGGTCAAAAACTCGCACTGTCAAGAAGCTATTCAAAAGCAAATCATCTAGCACTGTGAAGGGGAGTCCCAGCCAAGACGGGAAGCTGACGCCACAGGCGTCGCCAAAAGAGCCAGTACTCAGCCCGGAGAGCCAGAAAACTGTCAACGAGTTCATAGAGGGTTTACGGATAGTCCGTAGTAGAGCGTTCGCACAGGAGCTGTACAAGTCGGCCCAGCACTTCATCCACCGCATGCAGAACTCTGCCTACCTGCCCATAGAGGAGCAGTCGGAGATGGTGCACGACTTCTACAACAGCATGAGCGAGCGGTTGCAGAAGCACCCGACGGCCGGCGGGCTGACGGGGGAACAGCAGGCACAGCTGCTGGACGGGGTGGAGAAGCACATCACCACCAGGCTGCACCAGCTGCTGTTCTGTCCCTCCATCACTGATGATGAGCAGCGTGACCTGAAACTACAGGACCGCATCCGCTCCCTCAGCTGGGTCACTCCGCAGATGCTCGACACTGGGATCAAGGAAGACGACACGCAGGTACAAGGGCTGACAGACCAAGCCATCGCGGCCATCATTGAGGTCGGATCCCAGCGCTCTCCCCAAGAGAAACTCAGCTGTCTCGTCAGGTGCTGTCAGCACATCTTCGAGCTGTTACGCGTGTCTCACGACGCTCCGGCCAGCGCTGACGAGTTCCTACCGGCTCTCATCTACATCACTTTGCGAGCCAACCCTCCCCTTCTCCACTCCAACGTGCAGTACATCACTCGGTTTGCCAACCCCAGTAGGCTGATGGCAGGAGAGGCTGGGTACTACTTTACCAACTTGTGCTGCGCGGTAGCCTTCCTCGAGAGTCTCGATGCCCAGGCTCTGTCTCTAAGCCAGGAGGAGTTCGATAGATACATGTCCGGAGAGGCCGTCCCTCCTAAACCTCAACAGAACGACCAGGCAGACGGTTACACATGCGAGGGTCTAATCCTCATGCAGGAAAACATCAAGGGTTTGAAAGAACTGAATGCGAAACACGACAAGCTCATGGACGATGCCAAACAACTGCAGGATGAGATGAAGGGATTTCGGGATGGCGTGATCAAGCAGATTCAGGACGTGCTGAAACGTACGCCACTGGACATCAAGCCCCGACAGCCCTTACAGTTAGCGGGCACCCCAGACTCCCCCATCCAACAAGACCTACTGCTGAGTCCCTCTACTGTCGGGTATCCAttagctgctgctgctggggtccagGCTGTTACACTGGACACAGAAAATGAGGACAATTTAAACCTGCCACCCCCGCTACTACCACAGGTGGTATCTTCCCAGGCAGCAGAGGGTAGTGCCAGCTGAATTTCTGCATACTAGTATTGTAATTTTACTGGGAAGAGTatataaaaatgttttgttttgtttggagCATGACATGACGAGTAAAGGGTTATGAATCACGTTAATGATATTTGTCATTTGTCACATTTATGGATAAACCAGGCATTTTTAAAGTAaaccacacatgtacaggtacatgtactacactagtactgtaaCTGTATATCCCAAGGAATATTGATAATTTTTCTCTTGAACCTTGTACAGTCAACTTCATGTATTGTTGCATTCAGTATTATTTCTGCTACATTTCCCAAGACTACCGGTATTTTCTCAAATTGGAAAAAGCATTTTGCCATAtacactacatgtagatgtaaataTAGAGATTTCAGTCTTACACTCTAGTTCAAGATTTTTTTGGCATTCATCTACTACGTATACAgtttacatgtgcatgtacatatacaatgtattgctTTATACACCCCCACTGCTGTATTTATGATATTGTCAGATCAAATAAGTTAAATCTGTGAAGTCTTTatactatgatgattagaaagatGGCAAGAAAATTTGTGTAgtacttagtacatgtacataagtaaTTTGTTGTAGTAATTTTGTAGTTGAGATATGCTGCCAAGAACATGTAGATCAGATTGCTGATTGTCCTTTCTGTATGCTGCAAGTGACCCATGACAAGGAATGTAATGACTTTGTAGACCAAAAAAGCTGTAGAAAAtgcaagaacaagaacaaggcaAAAGCATATATTATATGGTAAAATGAAATGCTACAAGAAAAGCTAAGATACGGTATTTGTAAAGTTGGATAAGCTGTTGTAGTAAATAAACTGCAGTATGATTATGACATGTATCATTGTGTTGGCTTCATGATGTGTGCATTACATATACAATGAGAGATATGGTGAGGAAAGTTCATAGAGTTCTAGGGGCCTAAATCACAGAAGTCGTATACATGTATTGGATTATTTACAATTGGCAACAAAATGCATTATTTCCTATAGACCCCAAGAATGTACTAAATAGTAAGAAATCATGACTTTCTGGTACTAGTTGTAGTAGGTTATATGCAGCCAGGTTGAGATGGAAAGCAGCTCATTTTCATGAAATAGGTAGCTTTTCAAAGTTTCTAGGTAAGCCTTAGAAGCTTGTTCTCTTCTTCATTTGTCCCAAGATGGGACACATTATTCTAGGATTTGTCTACTGGGATATATATTGTTGTATAACCAGATATGAAGCACTTTTACAATTTGAATGCTTGACAGGctgcgtgagtgtgtgtctgcgtgtgagTGCATAATTACCCATGTGCTGGCTTTCCTAATCAAGTGTTCAATTGCCAGAAAGCCATGTTTCTATTTCATGTATCTATAGgtcagacttttttttcaatgattcCTGATATGTTCTATCTTCCAATGGAACCCCTGCTACTGGGTACATTTTATCTTCGCTTTTATTTtatcttaggccatgttgatttgattaccccggtatatggatgacatccttcaggaactccaaaactgatgcgagcgagcgaataaaaaaaaagtttggccaaaaaaaaaagttgccttcagtatgaaatcaaagtggccaggaaggttgaacataggactaaacacacatagtatgatataccatgatcctctggacctgaattttctgtactggtacctccctcaaccaacaaaagattttttttttctttccgtcctttcacatcttattctttgactttagattcattttggcattctatatatggcgttagttatctgttttctgatactctTTTTTTCAGTCTACGGAAtgtttgtgctcattttacagctgctttgcacaatttattgtgtggtcgaaagtggaaatggccaaaaattggtgcgagcgcggatgtcatccatataaccaaatcaacgtGGCTTTATCTCTGAGAATAATATAAATTTACTAAAAAGTACCTGTCCCTTCCATGTATGCTTGAAAGCATGGTTCAACTTCTAGTGGTTATTCCCATTGACATAGGCTTTTCACTGCAGCGTATTACTAATAAGTATTATGTTAttgaataaagaagaagaagaactttattgcacgacaactgtagaggatacagtgtttggcaacttgtacatacaatacatacaatacatacagaacagaactacatgagttactagtatctatgaGACTAATCTATTTGACACATGGTATATATATTTACAATCAGGCTagcattatgtgctggttcaggACAGTATAATATTGCctcgttttttaaatgagttatatataagttgaccgacataggcagatatatcagcaggacatgaaTGGAGACctcttattgtacatttttgccagttgcaggtcacaacaaacacaaaacacacatgtaaaaTTGTTACTCATTTGACTTCCAGTCTAAACAATGTCGAGGAGACATGACATCCGTGGCATTGACCACGATGCAGGTTACGTTCTCGACGAGGAGTTTGAGGAACTGAGCGCGGGAAGCTCAGACGGAGAGGACGAGCTGGACGTCCTGCTGCACGGGACGGCCAATCAGAAGAGGCGTCTGATCCGACACGCGCTGAGCGGGGACGAGGGGGAGTCCAGCGAATCAGAGGACGACTTTGAGAAGCAGATGAACAAAGAATTGGATgatgggatgacttcaaaggtCAGTTGATCGTGGGCTGACATCTGTCACGGTagccggaaaaaggacttttcgcagtggttttaagttcacggtagcaccatgcactttaGTCCCTTACTGCCatacaaaaatgttcgcggcggatttaagtttgtggtgaagcagcggccaccgtgaaaaccgagaacattaaaccaccgcgaaagtttctgaaTTGACAGTAATTCTAACACAAGACTGATTGGCATTTTACTGCATGCTCCTTTTTTCTGAAAGCCATTGACAGATTATCATTAAAGaggttcattagtcacgtatgtgcaaagttaatagaattttcatcaagcagtgactactttttaaaggtaaacacacgtccctccaaattttcgatggctatcaggcCATCTTGTTCACAGAGATCCAGGCAAGTCTCGACATAGTTCtcacaactctcgcgagaactaggtcactccgtgatcaagatagACTGatagtcattgaaaatttggaggcatgtgtgtttacctttaaaaagtagtctgcttgatgaaaattctattaattgACAGATTACTGTAAATCAATTTGATATTACGGTTGGGGAGTTTTGGGGAGGAGCTCATGGCATTTGATGAGATGAGAACACTTTTCTGACAGGAGTGATGAAGTAATTGCAATGATAAAATTCTAGCAGTTTAATAGAATCAAATTATGTTAGCCAATCAAGATATAGTGTTTGTTTGATTATCAGTAATGTTTGGTGACACAAAAGTACAACTTTTAACCAAATGGTATTTTTGTTTAAGATACTCAGTCTGTCTTTCCTCTTTTGCTTCCAGGAAACAGAAATGTTGCAGATGTATGAACAACAGAAGGCTTCAACTTCTGCAgctggaggtcaagggtcaggtcaaaggtcagttcAAGGGTCAGCTGCTGGAGGGAAAGCAGCAGGAGCTGGCAAGACGAGTCAGCTGACAGCAGCAGATGAGTTTTATAACGATATCTACTTCGATAGCGATGAAGACAGTGACAACGAACAGACACAAGATGTCCAGAATGGGGTTAAAGGTCAGGAGGTCAAAAGTCACGAGGCCAACTTGGGGTCAGATGGCCAGGGCATGGCACAGAGTGATGCAACAGACGAGAGCACAGACAGCGAGGCTGTGGGGGCTGATGGGAAGGGGAAAAAATGCAGGAAGAAGCATCGAGTCATGACGAACGATGAGCTTTTCTACGACCCAAACATGGACGCAGACGACGAGAAATGGATGACGCGACAACGGGAGAAATACCGAGCAATCAACGAGCAGAAGTCAAGTTTGGGGGCGGGGCCAAGCACGGGCAAACCCAAGGCACAACCAGCGCCCAACAGCGACGCGATTCTCAACTGTCCGGCTTGTATGACCACGCTGTGCATCGACTGCCAGCGTCACGAACTGTACCAGACACAGTACCGTGCCATGTTTGTACTGAACTGTAACGTCATCCGTGCCGAGCGCCTCCGGTACCCTAAGAAGAGCAGGGGCAGTAAGAAGCAAAAGAAAGGAGTGGAACGGTTGGAGGCAGCAGAACCCGGTGCAGAAGGAGATGACGTCTACCACCCTGTCAAGTGTGGAGTCTGTAGTACAGAAGTGGCGGTGTATGACAAGGACGAGATCTTTCACTTCTTCAACGTGCTTGCTAGTCACTCCTAAACTGTGGACCTCTGTTGTTCTTAAAACCTTCTCcatactgtgtacatgtatcaacataTGAAATCTATACATGCATTCGGCATAGTCTTTTAGATAAGGTATAAGGTTATTGTATAAACTAGGACTTGATTTAGCTAAATTTGGACTGCAACTTTTGTACATAACTTTGCATTTGTATCTGTGTGAATACTTGAGAAACTGTACGTTTCCACAACAGCAAAACATCTACCCTATAATAACTTAAAATTTGGTCTATTTTGTGAACAACAGTATCTATAGTTTTCTGCTAATGATTTTGCCTAAAAGTGTTTACTACATATTGTACATtaactttacatgtacaaagtgaGAAAGAAATATCATCAGATCTATAGTTGATGCATTGGTAAAGGTTACTATATACATACCAGGtaactatatactagtactcaatACAAATGCTACTGCAACagtctgaaatgtctgaacTTTTTCAAAACTTGTCTATTTGCTTGATTAActtttacgtcgatgtaggttagacatccaggtaataagatacgccaaaaatagtttgaccgtttcaaaaccatatccagttgcttgagttactatTTTTGGCGTTGATTAACTTTTGTATTGAGATCTGGACTTTAAGAGCCACAGTTCGACATTTTTTATCTGTCAAATAGAAATACCACTTCATATTCTCAACATTCCATATTTCCAAGTTATATAAGTTACAGATTTCCTCACTGTATTAAAGTTGCATTGTATGTTTTGATAACAAGAAAGTTGTGTTGGAAAACGTTAGTTGGACCACAGATATAATGTTACAGCTGCTCTGACCATGTAGTTGGAACATTGAGGATAAATTAGAAAAAAGATATCAAATGTTTATTTCTTGGATTGTGATTTTTGTAACTACGATATGTGTTTCCCCGTCACaacattgtaaagaaaggtatgttttaaaaatcatcttgAGTTGAAGTCCTGTATCaaggatttttttaaacttccttgcctgtataaaaaaaagaatattaaaGGAAAATATCTGTCCCTACACATTTCCAAATTTGTTCCAAACACAGTACAAACGCTAACAGAAATATAACCtacttggcgaaggtaataatggAGACCATGAGTATACTCCAGGAAAAAAGGAAGCCGAAATTAAAGATTTCATAAATGTCCCTTTTCTGCGCCACGTATGTTGGTCTATGTTAATGTGTAATCAgactgacacccctatgttaagTTGGTTCAGTCCTCCTAAAGTTTTGTCCTGATACCGACTCCTAGAGTTGGAATAAAGTTCCTCAAATTAAATTGGAAATTCATCCCCTATCACACCCCTGTATCTCGTCGCTCATTCCCCAGGTTTGACCATTTTGTGACTTAGGAAACGAGATTGGCTCATGAAAATGATATGTATTTCACATCAAAATCATATGTATTACACATCAAAATCATAGTACGTATTTCACATCAAAGTCACAAACAACATCTTTGGATGATTCTGCCGGTAAATCACATAACAGATAAGATGTAAAAATGGCATAGAAATAAGACATAAATTTAGATCATTTCAAGTTATTCAAGTCAATTTCATCTAACAGTTTCAACCCAAGTAAAATATAATTCCCTTTGACACAAAACATCAGATTTTGTTTCATCCATTTAGTAACTTTTGCTCATTACAAAATAGTTCTCTATATCATTTTTAACATTTAGACTTTCAATTTCTTTCATCAAAGCTTAACGTTGTTACCTGGAAAAGTTCAATATTTGACATCCATAGTACAAAAACTCTATAAAAAGATAATGAATTATGTACCTAGAAAAATATGCCATTGTAGTTTTACAATCTTAAAATTtctttaaacatttttcaacatcACATTTTGCATAGCTGAATAACATAGTATAACTTATTTGTTTCATTCACTTCAATTCAACAGCATCAATAATATTGTAGCAACAACAtaaaatttacaagaaaaacacTACTGTAGTGCTTGTATACCTCAAAATGTTTCTCTCTGACCAAGTTCATTTGATATCATATGGCAATGGAAACTATAGGCGCATAGAAAATGATAAAGTCTTGATGTAACCAATGAGAACGCCCTAGGAACTATGTTTCTTTGATTATaatgacttattttttaaagacATAACTGTAACTAGTACAGCTTATTTTGCTGAATAAGctaaatatttacattcaagaaaaatgccATACATAAAATATACCCAGTCTTATTCCAATTGAAAATCTCCGTATCTTACAAATATCACAgcaaataaagtttaaaaattggcacacagtcaaaactgcccagaGGAGATTGATAAAATCTCGTCTATGTGGACAAGTTGTCACTACAGACGGGATTCTTTAATGCTGCTGTCAATTGGTAAAATCACCTAATAAGTGACCATCCAAAAATGGTcatattggccaggtggtccttaggccacaccaatttaatttcttggttcacggattcgctcgctcctattttttggaaaataaaataaaagtaaaaattaccactcagcaaattttcaccattaatgaaaccattcaccagctttttggtgtagcaaattggcctttatattataagctccttaaagtgtgggtacaggagctgttactgtacaataatagtgtttttttacttttttcaagctgaaaactttttattctttatcttttggattagcccttatcttttccccaaccattttataatttttttttttggtctgtcgctccatattttttatgaaaaaatcagtgaaccaagaaattaaattggtgtggcctaaggttaCAAAGTGGTGACAGGCTTGCCTGTATTTGGTtctaacgctagttaaccttcatcagtggggtaacctatatccgttggtaaTGTTAtggtatcaagtcaacggacgttGGTCTCAAACtagtgttttgaaaatattgcagttagaAATCAGCGTCCGCCAGACTTGATGATACcatatgttttgaaacacaGCAGATAAGGGTACCGTGAGAATAAAGGTAAAATAGTGACTTTCAACCACTGCACCCATAGAGGGACAATCATTTCTATACCACATCATTTCCACTGTTCAAGAGCTAGGGGGAGGAGAGGGCTTCACGACTTCATCATAGCTCGGTGGTGGCGAGTAAGACCCACCCCCTGCCACCTGCGGCGGTCCGCTATTGGCCAACCGAGCCGCCGTTTCCATCGGAACATCAGATCTTGTCGTTGCAGGTCTACataaagaggagaaagcaagaCTCATTGTCAGTAACTGGCAGCAAAGAGGCACCAATGATTGTCTTGACTATTAAGAAACACATCTTTATGACAAGtagtaaaacaatgaaaaaaaaacaggtaaatGTAGACTAcaacgagggtctgcatgcatATTCTTTTCTGTAACGCCTGCCTTAATTTTGGCATTCATGATACATATACTGGGGAGATCTGAATTCAGCTGCACATAGATGTGGAAAGGTGGGGAAAAGATAGATAGAACAAAAACTTTGCAGTGGGTTTGAGTAAATTGCAGTGAATCAGTTACTGCAAGAActgcaaacacaaaaccaccgcaaacatttctgcatttacaacatAAGGCACAACATCCATCTATAAACATGTCCTTACCTTTTCTTCCTCCTGTAGCAGATGTAGGTGACCACAATGAGAAGGAGAACTCCACCCACACAGCCTGTGATGATAGCGACCTTCTTCAACCACTGTCGGTGCTCAACAACTGTATTGAACACAACAAACAGAAGTTGGAAGATATCATAAGTTTCTCGCATGTCTCACTTGATTGTAGCTTATGGATTATGCCAATAAGTTTTGATGAACATTATATGTGTTCACTGATTACTTCCAATGCCACTCTACAGTGAATacgattttttattttttttggtttctcctgtcgattggacagatgaggaggcagacaggctatttacctgtttgcctgacctgcacatgactttttatggtgaaggaggggtgtgcaattccttctccaccctctcgtctactggagcactaagtctcacaggggcaactcacggtatgcaacgtgtgaggcggctccagcagatgcagctttgttgttcagagtatccgtctcctaggaggcttccgaccaaggatgtaaggggttcctcctacccccgactcgtgtgccatggcgggtgccgctcatgcccgaacatgcccctaaggcctgccTCGGCCACATAGCCCCATCAAGCCACACAAGGccactagatactcatttacaccagttaagtgaggaaagtcgtgtaaagtgcctttcccaagggcacaagatcggtgacacagcagctggattcgaatACGATTATTACAATACTAAAAATACAGGTCATGTATGATTGTCATGTATGATTAAAAACcagttctaccacctctgaaatGTACTTCCTGCTACTCCAGCTTGAACTCTGACCTTTGCAGTCATTTTTTTGCTCAATCAATTCCTGCCACTCTATTGACAGTATATTCAAGGAACAACGCACACACACCAAcccacaacacaaacaaacacacaaactatGAACAAAGActccaaataaaaacaaaagcaaaTTGAAGTATCACAGAGGTGAACAATTAAGTACAGTCTACATGTATACCAACAGCCCAAAGAATGACATCTATTGTCAAAGTTTTTGACATTTGCTTCCATTGCAAGAGTCCTCTTTCTGCTTCCAAAGTAGAAAACTCACCCCCGCAGCCACCGTCACTCCAAAATTCCTCATCACTGTTGTCTCCACAGTGGTCGACTCCGTCACACATCAGACTGTCGTCTATACACCTGTCCCTACGGAGGCACGTGTAGCCATCACAGCCGTGATAATCTGTGGTAAATACAGACACATCAGACTGTCGTCTATACACATGTCCCTACGGAGGCACGTGTAGCCATCACAGCCATCATAATCTGTAGTAAATACAGACACATCAGACTGTCATCTATACACATGTCCCTACCCAGGCACGTGTAGCCATCACAGCCATCATAATCTGTAGTAAATACAGACACATCAGACTGTCATCTATACACATGTCCCTGTAACCCAGGCACGTGTAGCCGTCACAGCCATCATAATCTGTAGTAAATACAGACACATCAGGCTGTCATCTATACACCTGTCCCTACCCAGGCACGTGTAGCCATCACAGCCATCATAATCTGTGGTAAATACAGACACATCAGACTGTCATCTATACACATGTCCCTACCCAGGCACGTGTAGCCATCACAGCCATCATAATCTGTAGTAAATACAGACACATCAGACTGTCGTCTATACACATGTCCCTACCCAGGCACGTGTAGCCATCACAGCCGTGATAATCTGTAGTAAATACAGACATATCAGACTATCATCTATACACCTGTCCCTAAGGAGGCACGTGTAGCCATCACAGCCGTGATAATCTGGAGTAAATACAGATACGTCTTACTAGTTATAATTATGTGACGTTTGCCAACCAACCAGTTGATGTGTGTGTGCTACTGACAGTCAGTCTACGTgagtgtgttgtgtgtgtgtgtttctgtttctgtgaatttggGTGCATGTGTTAaagtgtgtgtctgcgtgcgtGTGTAAGTATTTCTTGGAAGCTGAGTACATTATTTCAAGTCTTGCTTACTGACTTGATACTTGATAGTCGATGTTGATACAAAAAACATCCTTAGAAATAATgattatacaatgtcatataaAAGATAAGAACCTCATACACATTGTGACACTTGCAGTTCACAACATTTCAGGAAGAGGGCAGTGATAATCACAGAATTCCAGCCACCCTGATGACTCataatgaaaaaacaaaatcatacatCACAATCAAACCTGCCCGGGAAGACTGCTTATGCGAACAATTAATATCTGGTCTTCATGGACAGATGTTTTAGACAGAATTCTTATAGCTTGCATCAAAGAGAAAAGTAAGGAACTACCAAAAAGTCAGGTCACATTAGCGCAGGTGGTCTTTGTGTAAAAACATATTTGCACACTGGTTTAACTGTAAGTTGAATTAAAAATCGTGCTACATACGTGCTGAATGGTAGACCGTGTATCGGATGCGAATGCGGCCACCGCCATTCTGATATGATTTAAGCTTGAGGGTCACATGATGATCGTGTGCATCAAAGTCTTGATGAAATGTCCCACAAACCTTCTCCCAGCTGCCATCAGTAGGAACAGTCGTTCCAGTGGCTGTATAGGACCCACTCTACAATTGACAATAGAAAAGGTTAGACAATGCTTTTGAGTGTCAGTGTAATGTTACACAACTTTTCACAAATGCAACTTTTGAAAATGCAAAAGTCAGGCAACCATTTTTGCACCTGGGTAGAGGAAAGTCCAGGTAAgcacctttcccaaggacacgtCAGCGTCTCTGGCCATGAATGCCAAGAACTGCACCTGTAGCCACTCACTCACAAGGCTACCAGCTATTTGATGCCACATAATTTTGGTAACTAAGACCAAATGCCTTCAGCTAATTATTAATATGTAATATTGCCTCCTCTGCAGGCCTGACTAAAATTGCGCTCCTGGCAGCCGGCATAACAGTTGCCACCACCTCGGGGAAGCAattcctcctacgcagggacatccaacagtgaaaacgcctgtctggatgtaccctgctttctcaaccgt
This genomic stretch from Branchiostoma floridae strain S238N-H82 chromosome 13, Bfl_VNyyK, whole genome shotgun sequence harbors:
- the LOC118429107 gene encoding rab5 GDP/GTP exchange factor-like — translated: MSAMKRGTRKGLHVDQSELLCKNGCGYYGNPSWQGYCSKCYRDIVQKSRQRQIESDHEYAKRLQQQYAAENRGSPGASGGSGSGRELSFSKFEEKKTHHTGSKTRTVKKLFKSKSSSTVKGSPSQDGKLTPQASPKEPVLSPESQKTVNEFIEGLRIVRSRAFAQELYKSAQHFIHRMQNSAYLPIEEQSEMVHDFYNSMSERLQKHPTAGGLTGEQQAQLLDGVEKHITTRLHQLLFCPSITDDEQRDLKLQDRIRSLSWVTPQMLDTGIKEDDTQVQGLTDQAIAAIIEVGSQRSPQEKLSCLVRCCQHIFELLRVSHDAPASADEFLPALIYITLRANPPLLHSNVQYITRFANPSRLMAGEAGYYFTNLCCAVAFLESLDAQALSLSQEEFDRYMSGEAVPPKPQQNDQADGYTCEGLILMQENIKGLKELNAKHDKLMDDAKQLQDEMKGFRDGVIKQIQDVLKRTPLDIKPRQPLQLAGTPDSPIQQDLLLSPSTVGYPLAAAAGVQAVTLDTENEDNLNLPPPLLPQVVSSQAAEGSAS
- the LOC118429379 gene encoding E2F-associated phosphoprotein-like — its product is MSRRHDIRGIDHDAGYVLDEEFEELSAGSSDGEDELDVLLHGTANQKRRLIRHALSGDEGESSESEDDFEKQMNKELDDGMTSKETEMLQMYEQQKASTSAAGGQGSGQRSVQGSAAGGKAAGAGKTSQLTAADEFYNDIYFDSDEDSDNEQTQDVQNGVKGQEVKSHEANLGSDGQGMAQSDATDESTDSEAVGADGKGKKCRKKHRVMTNDELFYDPNMDADDEKWMTRQREKYRAINEQKSSLGAGPSTGKPKAQPAPNSDAILNCPACMTTLCIDCQRHELYQTQYRAMFVLNCNVIRAERLRYPKKSRGSKKQKKGVERLEAAEPGAEGDDVYHPVKCGVCSTEVAVYDKDEIFHFFNVLASHS
- the LOC118429443 gene encoding low-density lipoprotein receptor-related protein 12-like, with the protein product MALSWIHNFLLVLAFTYVRAATKDISMGYYCSPGGNRVDISDSDAGDLYWGSYPALEDCAVSLVAAVGKRIFLQFTDISIRGTNSDCEDELFVKSGSYTATGTTVPTDGSWEKVCGTFHQDFDAHDHHVTLKLKSYQNGGGRIRIRYTVYHSAHYHGCDGYTCLRRDRCIDDSLMCDGVDHCGDNSDEEFWSDGGCGVVEHRQWLKKVAIITGCVGGVLLLIVVTYICYRRKKRPATTRSDVPMETAARLANSGPPQVAGGGSYSPPPSYDEVVKPSPPPSS